The genomic stretch GTAAATAGAATCAGGGGTGAAGCGCTGTGAAATGGTTAAAAATCCTTATCGCCATCGTGGTTGTTGTGGCCATCGTTGTAGGCGTTTTCGCTTATCGAAATCTTCACTATGACTATGGCAATGATAGGTTCTTGGAGAGCAAAGGCAAGTCATTAGGTTTTGAGGAAAAAATCTATAAAACCGTAGATGGCAGTGAGATTTCTTACTTCGAAGGCCCGAATAATGGCGAACCGCTCATGCTTATTCACGGTCAAATGGTTTCCAAAGACGATTACGCCAAGGTTTTTCCAGAACTGTCTAAGCACTTTCACATTTTCGCAGTTGACTGTTATGGTCACGGTAATTCCTCAAAAGACCCGGAGAAATATAATATCGTTTCTATTCGTGACGATTTGATTGATTTTATGAATGAGGTCATTCAGGAAAAAACATATCTGTCCGGTCATTCATCTGGAGCGCTTATCAGTGCTGCAATCGCTGCCGAGAACAAGAGTCAAGTTAGAGGATTACTCCTAGAAGATGGGCCGTTCTTCTCTACTGAACCAGCAAGAGCTGAAAAAACGTTAGCGTACCTGGAGTTTGAAACAATGAATGATTTCCTTACCCAGGATTCGGAGAAAAATTACACCAGGTACTATCTAGATCACACCTATTTGCGAGAATTGTTCAACAAGGACGGCAAGGAAAGCTGGTCTTTTCTCGTGAAGAATCCTTTTCAGAAACGAATTAAAGAGGGCAGCGGAAAAATGCCGTTGGTCTGGTACTACCCTCCCGAGATGGGGTTGAATGGATTAGTTTTCTTGACTAGAAATATGCAAGACGGCACGGGTGAATATGACCTCAGATTTGGTCAGGCATTCTACGATTTTTCTTGGTTTGAGGGTTTTGACCAGGCGGAAGCCCTAAGTCGAATTGAATGTCCCACGATAATTCTCCATGTGGCTGAGTCGAAAGAAACCGCACCAAGTTATTACAATAAAGACGGCGTCTTGCTTTCAGCGATGGATGAAGAGGACGTGGCCAAAGTAAAGTCTCTAATTAAGTCGAGTACGCTTAAGGATGGCTATAAATCAGGCCACGATATTCACGTGGATCTGCCTAAGCAATTCGTTGAGGCTGCCCTAGAGATGGAAAAATAAGCCTGGCCGGCTCGCTAGCCTCGGTTTTGTCTTTCATGTGCAACGTTGCGGTAAGTGTGTTGTCAACCTGAGCTGGGTGGGGTCTTATCTGGCGCCCGAACGAAACCTCGAGTAAAATAAAGTCTGATTTTAGAAAACTCGGGTTGCTGGATGCACCAGCTAATGGAAAATCTGACCCATGACTTGGTAGTGGATGAATATAATTCTGAGCGACATGCTTAACTGCATTCTAGTATCCGGTCTGAGTTTTTTGTAATTATGATTTTATGACGCCGTGCGGATTGTGTTAAGCAGGTAGGCAGTTAATATCCTAACAGTGGGTTGTTCCACGAATCTGTCTATTTTATAGGCAAAGAGAAAATGCTTAATCGAAGATAATTTAAATTATTTTCAATTAGGCATTCAATTTAGTAATTACCATCTCATAACATCTATGTATTGGAAATAACTTTTTTCATAGACTATCTCGTAAACATCGCATCAAGGCAGATGTGCGAACTCGGAAAAATTAACGGAGCCGTCTCTTAATGACGAGAGGATAGCTAGTCATGGTTGACTTTCATAAGTGCTGTGTGACCAGGGTCTCTGGCAGTCGCGGATCGCACTTGCGTGAGCAACTCATCCTAAGGATTAAAATCGAGATGAGGCTTGCTTGTTTCAAGGAATTTGAACACAATGTTTGCCAACCTGGCGCGGTTGAGTAGCTAATCCAGTTTTTATATGTATTCATATGGGGTGGTGAAAGAGAAATAGTATGGTCTGCCTATTGATGTGTTGTCTATCGGGATAATAAATACAAAGAAGAGTTACAAGCTGTTTGGCTCTTTCGATTTTTGTCCCATCCTCTTCATCGGCCAGAAAAGTGACTTGGCTGGTGGCGACGTTTAATTCATTTATAAGGAGTACAGATGTCTGTAATTAAAATCGACGGTGTACCAGAACTGGTGGAGAAAGCCGGCGAGATTCGCCGAAAACTCGCTCTTGGTACCCGACGTATCGGAAATGTTCATATTGGGGGTCCGCTTTCAGCCACGGATGTAGCAGTAGCTCTTTACTATAAATACCTGAAGTTTGATCCAGATAATCTAGATGACCCACTCCGTAACCGTTTTATCTTGAGTAAGGGTCACAATGGAATTCTTCTTTTCACAATTTTTTGTGATATGGGAATGTATGAATGGGATTTGCTGCTGGACACCTATAACACTATAGGGCATCCTTTTGGTGCTCATCCTAATCACTCAACGGTTAAAGGGATTGAGGTTTCTACCGGGTCTCTTGGTCACGGCTTGTCATGGAGCTGTGGAATAGCTACTGCCAACCGTGAGCGGAGCATTAGGTCCAGAGTGTTTACTTTGCTGGGCGATGGCGAGATGGAAGAGGGCTCCAATTGGGAGGCCATTCTGTACGCAGCCTCGAAAGATCTGGACAATATTGTGGCGGTTGTCGATTACAACCATGCGTCTGCAGCCTTCAAAGCTGGGGAGAATATGCGTTGGGGAGCGGCAGGCGGACCTGAAGGGTTAGCCGATTGTTTTCGTGCTTTTGGGTGGAATGCGCAGATAGTTGATGGATCCAGTATGAGAGAAATTGACGCCGCTTTTTCATCTCTGCCAGAAGTAACTTTGCACGGGAAACCTAATGTGATAATTAGCTCCACGATTAAAGGACAGGGTATTAAATTCATGTCTGATCGCCCCGTTGCCTGGCATATCGGTGGACTTGATGACGAACATCTGGACTTGGCATTGCAACAAATAAATGACTATACAGCGCAGCGGTTAGCGGAGGTGCAGTAAAAATGGCAGGGTTTAATTTTTGTTCTGGTGATATGGGTTCCATGATGGAATCTAAAGGAACGGTCACGGCAGAGATCCTCGACATGATTGAGGAAGATAAGCGCGTTGCCTACATCAATTCGGACGCAACCATTCAAACTGGTCGCATGGGAGAGCTCATGCGGAAATATCCGAACCGAGTGCTGGATGTGGGTATTGCGGAGATGAATATGGTCACGATGGCAGCTGGCTTGGCTAAGGAGGGCTTCATTCCATTCGTGCAAACATTCGGGCCTTTTCTGTGTGTACGCGCGCTTGATCAAATTCACAATGACGTTGCCTATAATAATTACCCGGTGCGTTTAATTGGCACTCACGCTGGCATTTCCTCGGGGTATGGGCCTACCCACAATACGATTGTCGAATTTGGAATCATGAATTCTATTCCTAATATGACTATGATTGCGCCGGCAGACGCGATTCAATGTCGTAAGGTTTTGCGCGCATCTATGGATTATGAAAAACCAATTTACATTAGGATTCCACGCGGTGAAGAGCCTATCGTTTACGATCAGGATCTCGTTTATGAAATCGGTAAGGCTGTAGAGATTAAATCTGGAAAGGATTTGACTTTCATTGCCACCGGCATGGGCGTGCGTGGATCTATACAAGCTGCACATGAATTGGAGAAAGAAGGCTTCGATATCGGAGTAATCGATATGCATACGATTAAGCCGATTGACAAAGCGGCTATTTGCAAGGCGGCTTCCGCAACTGGCGCTATCGTGACTGTTGAAGACCACAATATTCTTGGCGGATTGGGTTCAATTGTTGCCGACGTACTTATGGATGCACGCATTTACGTTCCACTTGTGAAGATCGGTATTCCTGACGAATTTGTTAATTTCGGATATCCGGAAGAGCTATACCCCCACTACGGTATGGATGGATGTGGCATTGCCGCGACGGCACGCAATATCCTACGCGGATAAACATAAGCTTAAACGGCGGGGGCGGCTGCCCGTACCCCGCCCTTCTTTCCCTCCTCTATCTGAGGCCTATTATGAAACGAGTAATAATGAAAAATGAGTCACCTTATAGATGAGCGGTTTTGACCGTTGTCAGTTTGACAGTTTTAGTAGGTGGTTTCACGCAATTCATGGTGGCTCCTTGGGGAGCCGAAATTGCGCAGGACTTAGGATTCGCTGCCACAGATATAGCCGGCATTGTGTTTGCCCCGATGATTGTTGGGGTTCTTGTGAGTTTGCCAGGCGGTACTCTTGCCGACCGTTTCGGTGTAAAGAAGGTGCTGGCTGTCGCCTTGATAATTGCGACTTGTGGTGCTTTCCTACGCGTTTGGGCTGGATCTTATCTTTTGCTCTTCGTGAGCATGTTCCTCTCCGGTGCATCAGGGACTCTTGCTATGGCTAATTCCCCGAAAATTTTGAGCGCGTGGTTTAAGCCGCAATCCTTAGGCTTGGTTTTCGGCATTTTTATGGCCGGAGGTGGTTTGGGCTCCACAGTAGGAATGGCCGTGGCGCGGCTTTTCCCGAGCTACGAACATGCATTCTGGGTATCGGCGTTCATAATGCTTGCAGTGCTCATTGCTTGGGTTTTGTTAATCAAGGAGCGCCCAGAAGGAGCGGCTGTCCCTCCGCCCGCGCCATCAGCTATATCCGGTTTGGCTAGCGTAATAAAGCTTCCCCATGTGTGGCTTTTAGGAGCTGGCATGGCGTTTTTCACTGCGGCTAATATGACTTATTCTTCGTTGCTGCCCGTTGGGCTACAGGCTGATAAAGGCATGACACCTGAGCAGGCAGGCGTGGCAGCTTCAGCTATTATGTTGGGCTCTCTGCTAGGTAGTCTTGGTACTCCGATAGCGTTGAAGATTTCCCATGGCCTATCCAAACCGGTGATTTTAATTAGTGGAATAGTTAGCTCAATCTGCCTGTTCTTCGCTTGGCGCGCCGCTCCGAGCCCAGCGTTTATGCTTTTCCTCTGTTTAGGCGGCATCGCATTAGCCATGGCTATGACGGTGATAATGTCGGGACCCTCGCAACTGCCAGAGGTGACCTCGCAATCGGTAGGAGCTGCTGGCGGACTCATCTCCACCGTGCAAATGGCCGGAGCATTTGTAATTCCAACATGGATCATCACCCCGATTGCCGGAGGAGACTACACGTTTATCTTTATTTTGGGAAGCCTCTGCGCTCTGCTCATCACCGGTGCGTTAATCTTTATTCCAGAATTCAGCAGAGTGCGCGATGCGCAAAGAGTGGTCTAGGAGAAGTTGTCTCTAAGCTGACCTAGAAATTCCTCTTCTACTTCGAATAGTTCCTCGCTTCGACGCCGAACCACTATGAGCTGAGTCTCGGCGTCGAAACTGGGGGTGACTGGAATGCATCGAAGCGGCGAGGAGAAACAACCGCGAGTCCATTTAGACACAAAAAGCAGCGCATCTGTGCGGTTAAGAAAGTTCTGGCAGAGATCGATGGAATTAAAAGCTACAATTTGTTTGGTGGGTGAATGGATACGCGAAAAATCATTGACGCGCATATCTAGAGTTAGTAAATTCCCGCTTTCAATTTCGCTGCGCGGTACAGTGGTGGCCTCGTAGTACTGAGATTGCGGTCCTACACACACGAAAATGGGTCCGGTGTCTAAAATGGTGATTTCAAGTGTACGTATATCGGCAGGCCACATAAACGTTTTATCGTCTAAATCTGTTCTTACAAGGATTCCAAAAGTCGCTTTTCCATCGATTACGTTCTCAATCACCTCACTTCGATTTGTTTGCTGTAGGTCAAAACGCAATGAATTGTTTTTGTGTTTGCGGTAAATGTCTAGGAATAGAGATGAAATAAAATCGAACTGTTGGCTGGCAACGCTTAGTTGTTGTATTCGAGCGCTCTCTTTTCCTCTCATAGAAGAGCGTAAGTGTTCAACTAAAACGGAGATTTCGCGCGCCTGGTGTAAAAATTCTTTACCATCGGCAGTTAGTTGGACCCCGTGAGGGGTGCGCAGAAAAAACTTTGTGCCGAACTCATGCTCGAGTGCTGCAATCGACTTAGTGAGGCCGGGTTGGCTAGTAAAGAGCTCGTAAGCAGCCTGAGTGATGGAACCACACTCAGCTACCTTAATGATCTGACCTAACTGTTCGAATCGCATCTTGGCTGCCCCGTGTTTCTTGGTCTATTACGTGACTGAATGTTAGAATATTGTTAAGTACGATCCAATCCGTTCCCCTTCTCGGTGGTCCTTAGGGGCTAGGGCAGTGGCTGCGCAAGCTCAAGGGCAACGGAGGGATATCGGCCTGGAAGCGTCATTAGCACTTTTATATGTACAAGGCAGTTTTCTGGAGATAATGTGGCAGATTCAGCACACCTAGTTGAGCCGATGCTCAAATATGGGCAACAGATTTGGGACTATCGCCAGGAATTCGTTGATTGCGGGGAGCCGCTGTGTGGGGCGGGTTCTCTTGCTCGGTGCGCTAACTCCAGCGATTGGCTGACTGACGTCGTCGCTCAAAAAAGCATTGAGACGCTTCCAAAAGGTCTCGTTACGGCAACGCAATATATTTGTGTGCGACAATCCGATCAAAAAATTGTTGGCACTATTCAAATTCGGCATTGTCTAAACGAATACTTGGCTAAGTTCGGTGGACATATTGGTTACTCTGTTGCCCCAAGTGAACGGCATAAAGGATATGCGACAAAAATGTTGAAGAGTGCCTTGCTTAGATGTCGAGACTTGGGCTTAATGAGGGTCTTAATAACCTGCGCGTCTGATAATGATGCAAGTCGACGAACAATTATAAAATGTGGCGGTGTTTATGAATCAACCGTTTTTGAACCAAGCCAGTCTCTCCAATTAGAACGTTATTGGATTACCCCTTCAGTAGGCGATTCTATTCGTAAAAGTGGCGCTAACCGTTTCGGGATATAATCGCTCATATTATGAAATACGCCAAACCTCGCTGCCCGCTGCGTCCTGATGACTACTGCTCGCAGTGCGTTCCTGGTGCGTCTGGGCCACAAGACTGCGGTTTGGTTTTCCTTGTTATGGATGATCCAGAGTTGAAAGATCTCTACAACCAAAAAAGACGTGAGAACCAGGCGCAAAAAACGTCAAAACGAAATATTGGTTTCAGGCAATAATGTGCGCGAAAGGCTATCTTGCATGTGGAAATGAGTGGTTCACGTATATAGATATAGAAATTATTTATCGGGTATATCAGAAACCTAAATAACTAACAAAGCAAATACGCCTATAGAAATTTATGTCGACACACCTGCTGGTAAGGCAAAAATACTAGTTCTCGCCTTTAACCATTGAATTTTTCAATATTTATTGTGTCAGACCAGCTTTATAACGATTTACGTGAATCAATATTTCATCATTTTTCAAGGTATCTTTATATGCAATTCGATGTCGTAAGGCATTTTGTCTATATGATGATTGCGAAAAATTTAGGTTTCTTGTGCCCTGTATTTACTTATGTGCAGATCGAAGGATGGTTATCAATTCCGCAATGAAGTAAGTGGATATTGCACAGTGGGCGAACGGAAAAATTGCTGATTCTGTGAAGTGATCTTTGCTTAGGTGATCGTCTGGTTAGCTGTGAAAGGTTCTCAAGTTGAACGGTAACACGTATACGCGTATGCCCTGAAATCTTGAATATAAATCTTTATATGCCAATTGCTTGACAAGTACGTATAC from Vaginimicrobium propionicum encodes the following:
- a CDS encoding alpha/beta hydrolase, which encodes MKWLKILIAIVVVVAIVVGVFAYRNLHYDYGNDRFLESKGKSLGFEEKIYKTVDGSEISYFEGPNNGEPLMLIHGQMVSKDDYAKVFPELSKHFHIFAVDCYGHGNSSKDPEKYNIVSIRDDLIDFMNEVIQEKTYLSGHSSGALISAAIAAENKSQVRGLLLEDGPFFSTEPARAEKTLAYLEFETMNDFLTQDSEKNYTRYYLDHTYLRELFNKDGKESWSFLVKNPFQKRIKEGSGKMPLVWYYPPEMGLNGLVFLTRNMQDGTGEYDLRFGQAFYDFSWFEGFDQAEALSRIECPTIILHVAESKETAPSYYNKDGVLLSAMDEEDVAKVKSLIKSSTLKDGYKSGHDIHVDLPKQFVEAALEMEK
- a CDS encoding transketolase, with amino-acid sequence MSVIKIDGVPELVEKAGEIRRKLALGTRRIGNVHIGGPLSATDVAVALYYKYLKFDPDNLDDPLRNRFILSKGHNGILLFTIFCDMGMYEWDLLLDTYNTIGHPFGAHPNHSTVKGIEVSTGSLGHGLSWSCGIATANRERSIRSRVFTLLGDGEMEEGSNWEAILYAASKDLDNIVAVVDYNHASAAFKAGENMRWGAAGGPEGLADCFRAFGWNAQIVDGSSMREIDAAFSSLPEVTLHGKPNVIISSTIKGQGIKFMSDRPVAWHIGGLDDEHLDLALQQINDYTAQRLAEVQ
- a CDS encoding transketolase family protein, which translates into the protein MAGFNFCSGDMGSMMESKGTVTAEILDMIEEDKRVAYINSDATIQTGRMGELMRKYPNRVLDVGIAEMNMVTMAAGLAKEGFIPFVQTFGPFLCVRALDQIHNDVAYNNYPVRLIGTHAGISSGYGPTHNTIVEFGIMNSIPNMTMIAPADAIQCRKVLRASMDYEKPIYIRIPRGEEPIVYDQDLVYEIGKAVEIKSGKDLTFIATGMGVRGSIQAAHELEKEGFDIGVIDMHTIKPIDKAAICKAASATGAIVTVEDHNILGGLGSIVADVLMDARIYVPLVKIGIPDEFVNFGYPEELYPHYGMDGCGIAATARNILRG
- a CDS encoding nitrate/nitrite transporter, coding for MTVLVGGFTQFMVAPWGAEIAQDLGFAATDIAGIVFAPMIVGVLVSLPGGTLADRFGVKKVLAVALIIATCGAFLRVWAGSYLLLFVSMFLSGASGTLAMANSPKILSAWFKPQSLGLVFGIFMAGGGLGSTVGMAVARLFPSYEHAFWVSAFIMLAVLIAWVLLIKERPEGAAVPPPAPSAISGLASVIKLPHVWLLGAGMAFFTAANMTYSSLLPVGLQADKGMTPEQAGVAASAIMLGSLLGSLGTPIALKISHGLSKPVILISGIVSSICLFFAWRAAPSPAFMLFLCLGGIALAMAMTVIMSGPSQLPEVTSQSVGAAGGLISTVQMAGAFVIPTWIITPIAGGDYTFIFILGSLCALLITGALIFIPEFSRVRDAQRVV
- a CDS encoding LysR family transcriptional regulator → MRFEQLGQIIKVAECGSITQAAYELFTSQPGLTKSIAALEHEFGTKFFLRTPHGVQLTADGKEFLHQAREISVLVEHLRSSMRGKESARIQQLSVASQQFDFISSLFLDIYRKHKNNSLRFDLQQTNRSEVIENVIDGKATFGILVRTDLDDKTFMWPADIRTLEITILDTGPIFVCVGPQSQYYEATTVPRSEIESGNLLTLDMRVNDFSRIHSPTKQIVAFNSIDLCQNFLNRTDALLFVSKWTRGCFSSPLRCIPVTPSFDAETQLIVVRRRSEELFEVEEEFLGQLRDNFS
- a CDS encoding GNAT family N-acetyltransferase, whose translation is MADSAHLVEPMLKYGQQIWDYRQEFVDCGEPLCGAGSLARCANSSDWLTDVVAQKSIETLPKGLVTATQYICVRQSDQKIVGTIQIRHCLNEYLAKFGGHIGYSVAPSERHKGYATKMLKSALLRCRDLGLMRVLITCASDNDASRRTIIKCGGVYESTVFEPSQSLQLERYWITPSVGDSIRKSGANRFGI
- a CDS encoding DUF6767 domain-containing protein, with protein sequence MKYAKPRCPLRPDDYCSQCVPGASGPQDCGLVFLVMDDPELKDLYNQKRRENQAQKTSKRNIGFRQ